Proteins encoded in a region of the Pirellulales bacterium genome:
- a CDS encoding SRPBCC domain-containing protein has translation MSDLATSTIAQAAPQVHIVRDFDAPRELVFLAWSSAAHLERWFAPEGCRITVHEYDFRPGGRIWTCIHTPDGHECWCVGAFREVATPERIVFTMIAADAQGKPVEPADVGMDPAWPRETTVTVTLDEVNGQTRLTLDQTVSEALARQTGAYPSWLSMFDRLATLLSER, from the coding sequence ATGAGTGACCTCGCAACTTCCACGATCGCCCAGGCGGCACCGCAGGTGCATATCGTGCGAGACTTCGATGCACCGCGCGAGTTGGTATTTCTCGCCTGGTCGAGCGCGGCCCATCTCGAGCGGTGGTTCGCGCCCGAGGGGTGCAGGATTACGGTCCACGAATACGATTTTCGTCCCGGCGGCCGCATATGGACCTGCATTCACACCCCCGACGGGCACGAGTGCTGGTGCGTCGGCGCGTTCCGCGAAGTCGCCACGCCGGAGCGGATTGTCTTCACCATGATCGCGGCCGACGCGCAGGGCAAGCCGGTGGAACCGGCCGACGTGGGGATGGATCCTGCCTGGCCGCGCGAAACGACGGTCACGGTGACCCTGGATGAAGTAAACGGGCAGACGCGACTCACGCTCGATCAGACCGTGTCCGAAGCGCTCGCCCGGCAGACGGGGGCCTATCCAAGCTGGCTGTCGATGTTCGATCGTCTTGCTACATTGCTCTCCGAGCGTTGA
- a CDS encoding TIGR04222 domain-containing membrane protein has product MQHDSAQLLDKLRAFSFDEPNAPRPFSQRLAEEQGWSPAFTRRAIEEYRRFVVLVMTAGRTVCPSDEVDEVWHLHLLYTRNYWHDFCQNTLGQPLHHEPSRGGTQELARHRQMYRDTLAAYRQVFGEEPPVDLWPPLEQRFAEKPTRSGQAWPRRAIARRSESMRRWPWVVSAGVTLPLLVALDAPLSVGAINPLEMRGVEFLVLYVLLFMVAFVGSIWLRRYLRGGHAATTLSTHDLDPYEMAYLAGGMRRTINTALAELVHRGHLESDGKTPPTFAQRTRPGADSHAIEQKVYHSFDGQQQGGTVQTAQRDGDAYCETILQKLREAGLVVSSEANWLAVLIPLSIFMGLTAFGYWKISVGMSRERPIGFLVTACVITLLVGLVGFTHFLHRTVRGDRHLESLRSTFANVRDEFKQQHQSDFVPTGASTAAYPLVLGLFGLDLLRSTPHSDLAQSLGERAASSGSGCSSGCGGSGCGGGGCGGGCGGCGGGD; this is encoded by the coding sequence ATGCAACACGATTCCGCCCAGCTGCTCGATAAACTGCGCGCGTTCTCCTTTGACGAGCCAAACGCCCCTCGCCCCTTTTCGCAACGACTGGCCGAGGAGCAGGGATGGTCGCCAGCGTTCACGCGTCGAGCGATCGAGGAATATCGCCGCTTCGTCGTGCTCGTCATGACGGCTGGGCGGACGGTATGTCCTTCGGACGAAGTCGACGAGGTCTGGCACCTGCACCTGCTCTATACAAGAAACTACTGGCACGACTTCTGCCAAAACACGCTCGGGCAGCCGTTGCACCACGAACCATCGCGAGGAGGAACACAGGAACTCGCCAGGCATCGTCAGATGTATCGAGATACCCTTGCCGCCTACCGCCAGGTTTTTGGTGAAGAGCCTCCTGTCGATCTGTGGCCTCCGCTCGAACAGCGATTTGCCGAGAAGCCGACTCGTTCCGGACAAGCTTGGCCCCGTCGCGCGATCGCACGGCGAAGCGAGAGCATGCGACGTTGGCCTTGGGTCGTGAGTGCTGGCGTCACCCTTCCCTTGTTGGTTGCACTCGACGCTCCGCTATCGGTCGGAGCCATCAACCCGCTCGAGATGCGTGGTGTCGAGTTCCTCGTACTGTACGTTCTGCTCTTTATGGTGGCGTTCGTGGGGTCGATCTGGTTGCGGCGTTATTTGCGTGGGGGACACGCCGCCACGACGCTGAGTACGCACGACCTCGATCCTTACGAAATGGCATACCTGGCCGGTGGAATGCGCCGCACAATCAATACCGCGCTCGCCGAGCTGGTGCATCGGGGCCATCTGGAAAGCGATGGCAAGACACCACCGACGTTCGCCCAACGCACCAGGCCTGGAGCTGATTCGCACGCGATCGAGCAAAAGGTCTATCACTCCTTCGACGGTCAGCAGCAGGGCGGCACCGTGCAAACGGCACAACGTGACGGAGATGCCTACTGCGAGACCATCTTGCAAAAGCTACGCGAGGCTGGATTGGTCGTCTCGTCCGAGGCGAATTGGCTCGCTGTCCTGATTCCTTTATCGATTTTCATGGGCCTGACAGCATTCGGTTATTGGAAGATTTCAGTCGGCATGTCGCGTGAGCGACCGATCGGTTTCCTCGTCACGGCCTGCGTTATTACGCTACTGGTCGGGCTCGTAGGCTTCACGCATTTTTTGCACCGCACGGTGCGTGGCGATCGGCATCTCGAATCGTTGCGGAGCACTTTCGCCAATGTTCGAGACGAATTCAAACAGCAGCACCAGAGTGATTTTGTTCCGACCGGAGCCTCGACGGCTGCTTATCCCTTGGTGCTGGGACTGTTCGGTCTTGATCTGCTCAGATCGACTCCCCATAGCGACTTGGCGCAGTCTTTGGGCGAACGAGCGGCCTCGTCGGGTAGCGGCTGTAGTTCTGGCTGCGGCGGAAGCGGTTGTGGTGGCGGGGGGTGCGGAGGAGGATGCGGGGGCTGTGGTGGTGGCGATTAG
- a CDS encoding terpene cyclase/mutase family protein, with amino-acid sequence MSPLDATIERGLAFLVRDALKWKEEHACVSCHHASMVVWSLREAKLRGHRVDEPVLAELSNWVAESGDGNVGTPRPESVPNALYEKAALFALALAIDPAPDVKMQEGVKRYLATIREDQNENGSWSSWPETRPPIFSNSDEGATIIAALALQPAAVAGDESAKHAVDRAASWLASIPVSDDAQARALRLVLWHKLGRPAEECQPLVEQIKQHQQADGGWRQTPDRPCDAWATGQALYALAVAGVPHDDTAIVRGQEFLRTTQREDGSWEMVSRPTKPDDTSKPGPIPITGAGSAWGVLGLVRSSR; translated from the coding sequence GTGTCACCACTCGATGCCACGATCGAGCGCGGCCTGGCGTTTCTGGTCCGCGATGCGCTCAAGTGGAAAGAGGAGCATGCCTGCGTATCGTGTCATCACGCCAGCATGGTCGTCTGGTCGCTGCGCGAGGCAAAGCTGCGCGGACATCGAGTTGACGAACCGGTGCTCGCGGAATTGTCGAATTGGGTTGCTGAATCGGGGGATGGCAACGTGGGCACGCCGCGACCGGAAAGCGTGCCCAACGCGCTGTACGAAAAGGCCGCGCTTTTCGCGCTGGCGCTGGCGATAGATCCTGCTCCCGATGTCAAGATGCAGGAGGGAGTGAAGCGCTATCTAGCCACGATCCGAGAAGATCAGAACGAAAACGGTTCGTGGTCCTCCTGGCCCGAGACACGCCCGCCAATCTTTAGCAACTCGGACGAGGGGGCCACCATAATCGCCGCACTTGCGCTACAGCCTGCCGCCGTGGCGGGAGACGAGTCGGCAAAGCACGCCGTCGATCGCGCCGCGTCCTGGCTCGCTTCGATACCCGTTTCTGACGACGCACAGGCGCGTGCCCTGCGGCTGGTGCTGTGGCACAAGCTCGGCCGACCCGCCGAGGAATGTCAGCCGCTGGTCGAGCAAATCAAGCAGCACCAGCAGGCCGACGGGGGCTGGCGTCAAACGCCCGACAGGCCGTGTGACGCCTGGGCCACGGGACAGGCGCTCTATGCCTTGGCGGTCGCCGGCGTGCCACACGACGATACCGCAATCGTGCGCGGGCAGGAGTTCTTGCGCACGACGCAGCGCGAGGATGGTTCCTGGGAGATGGTCTCGCGTCCGACGAAGCCGGACGACACGAGCAAGCCCGGTCCGATTCCCATCACCGGCGCCGGCAGCGCCTGGGGCGTGCTGGGACTGGTGCGCAGCAGCCGTTAA
- a CDS encoding DoxX family protein: protein MMSSANSATADRVSVDVSLLILRVVVGVIFAAHGAQKLFGAFGGAGLADTVEKMGPLGYPVTIGEFFGGVGLIVGFLTRFSAASNIVIMLGAIGMVHGKNGFFMSNGGFEYNLALIGLLTPIMLAGPGKFSIGQYLPLPKNSQGHPITVLE, encoded by the coding sequence ATGATGAGCAGTGCCAACTCTGCAACTGCCGATCGAGTGTCGGTCGACGTCTCGCTTTTAATCTTGCGCGTGGTCGTGGGGGTCATCTTCGCAGCGCACGGTGCGCAGAAGCTGTTCGGGGCCTTCGGCGGTGCAGGGTTGGCCGATACGGTCGAGAAGATGGGGCCGCTGGGTTATCCCGTCACGATCGGCGAGTTCTTTGGCGGCGTCGGTCTGATCGTCGGCTTTCTCACGCGCTTTTCGGCGGCATCCAATATCGTGATCATGCTGGGGGCGATCGGCATGGTCCACGGCAAGAATGGGTTCTTCATGTCCAACGGAGGTTTTGAATACAACTTGGCGCTGATTGGTTTGCTGACGCCGATCATGCTCGCCGGGCCGGGCAAATTCTCCATCGGGCAGTATTTGCCTTTGCCCAAGAATTCGCAGGGACACCCGATTACGGTCCTCGAATAG
- a CDS encoding RNA polymerase sigma factor yields METWITLALPGAVAYATSLLGDRNRGEDIVQDCICRLLGHAARYDLPRDGRKLLFRAITNACINERTRGERTLSLDEQGRPPEGGTWELEDITAPTPSTLVLAEELRVTIAEGLQTLPIRQRSALELSSFGYRAEEIAEMLQVQSDHVRLLLFRARKAMAAFLNARFCEGVDR; encoded by the coding sequence TTGGAAACTTGGATCACGCTCGCCTTGCCGGGGGCGGTCGCCTATGCCACCTCGCTCTTAGGCGATCGCAATCGCGGTGAGGACATCGTGCAAGACTGCATTTGCCGTCTGCTGGGGCACGCTGCGCGCTACGATCTGCCACGCGATGGCCGCAAGCTGTTGTTCCGCGCCATTACGAATGCCTGCATCAACGAACGCACACGCGGAGAACGAACTTTGAGCCTCGATGAACAGGGACGCCCGCCCGAAGGGGGCACCTGGGAGTTGGAAGATATCACCGCTCCAACCCCCTCGACGCTCGTCCTTGCCGAAGAACTGCGGGTCACGATCGCCGAGGGGCTGCAAACGCTGCCGATCCGCCAACGCTCGGCGCTCGAGCTGTCGAGCTTCGGTTACCGCGCTGAAGAGATCGCCGAAATGTTGCAGGTGCAGAGCGACCACGTGCGACTGTTGCTCTTTCGGGCCCGCAAGGCGATGGCTGCGTTTCTCAACGCCCGCTTCTGCGAAGGGGTCGATCGATGA
- a CDS encoding winged helix-turn-helix transcriptional regulator, translating into MLADPLSTTFSALADPTRRAILTRLSAGEASVTELAAPFEMSLPAVSKHLKVLERAGLIERGRAAQWRPCRLKAQPLAEVAAWVEQYRRFWDERLDRLDEYLRELQVKPKKKRDARQGGMK; encoded by the coding sequence ATGCTCGCCGATCCGCTCAGCACGACCTTTTCGGCCCTGGCCGATCCCACGCGCCGCGCCATTTTGACGCGGCTCTCCGCGGGAGAGGCCTCGGTCACCGAACTGGCCGCACCGTTCGAGATGTCGCTCCCCGCGGTGTCGAAGCACCTCAAGGTGCTCGAGCGGGCGGGGCTCATCGAACGGGGCCGCGCGGCGCAATGGCGTCCCTGCCGGCTCAAGGCGCAGCCCCTGGCCGAGGTGGCCGCCTGGGTCGAGCAGTATCGACGCTTCTGGGATGAGCGACTCGATCGGCTCGATGAGTATCTGCGAGAATTGCAAGTGAAGCCGAAGAAAAAGCGTGACGCACGCCAGGGGGGAATGAAATGA
- a CDS encoding neutral/alkaline non-lysosomal ceramidase N-terminal domain-containing protein, whose product MFKRIVLMLVLAGWLPSANVHAAHDFQIGRAKSDITLPVWGIQMLGYVHPKQIGTGIRQRQYARTFVIADAQDQSRLAYVTCELAFVTHTLKLAVLERVREKLGDRYDHANLILAGTHTHGTPGGYHHHLSASALGGDFFLQAFDALAEGIAESILAADADLQPGSIYMAQGEVQEGNANRSHIAYRNNPEEERGKYKSPVDTHMTLLKFVRDDGAVGLLNWFAVHPTSVNFHYKLTTSDNKGYAASVVEEMLASEAEKSGPFIAAFANSNCGDATPNLNLDATGPGSTDLESCAIQGGRQAETAQQLFASAAEKLQGAIEVRHAFVNLSNVTVADQFTGAGEQHTAPSAWGYAFAAGSDAEGGGHPLFHEGMTKTDPGIEALIRLVMPSVKPTPEFIESQKPKAVLIASGLARPPLHEQVLPLAVARIGQLVLVIGPAEYTTMSGRRFREAVGQELGVDPSHVVIAGYANDFAGYVTTWHEYQLQQYEGGHTLFGPWSEAAYRQEFVRLAQALKSNATVESRDTPTDMRTIPLRPTSLDGPDEQPPAGARFGDVATAPRDSYKPGETITATFWTGLPVNGYDRHDEFLAVERLVQEPDTWEAAPQIGDWETAAEWKRITPEDKSKKARKSDRTGILDLAPPRYATTPDPFQVSITWESKPDTPPGTYRLVHYGRYREGGQVHRFTAYTAPFKIEP is encoded by the coding sequence ATGTTCAAGCGGATCGTACTGATGCTCGTGCTGGCCGGATGGTTGCCGAGCGCGAACGTCCATGCGGCTCACGATTTTCAGATTGGTCGAGCCAAGAGTGATATCACGCTCCCCGTCTGGGGAATCCAGATGTTGGGCTACGTCCATCCCAAGCAAATTGGTACCGGCATTCGCCAGCGGCAGTATGCCCGCACGTTCGTCATCGCTGATGCGCAGGATCAATCGCGCCTGGCGTACGTGACCTGCGAGTTGGCCTTCGTAACGCACACGCTCAAGCTGGCCGTGCTGGAGCGCGTGCGTGAGAAGCTCGGCGACCGGTACGATCACGCCAATCTCATTCTGGCCGGTACGCACACGCATGGCACGCCCGGGGGCTATCACCATCATCTTTCGGCAAGCGCCTTGGGTGGCGACTTCTTTCTCCAGGCCTTCGACGCCCTGGCCGAGGGAATCGCCGAATCGATCCTCGCGGCCGACGCCGACTTGCAGCCCGGCTCGATCTACATGGCTCAAGGAGAAGTGCAGGAAGGCAATGCGAATCGCTCGCACATCGCCTACCGCAACAATCCCGAGGAGGAACGCGGCAAGTACAAGAGCCCCGTCGATACGCACATGACGCTCCTCAAGTTCGTCCGCGACGACGGAGCGGTGGGCTTGCTCAACTGGTTTGCCGTGCATCCCACGTCGGTAAACTTTCACTACAAGCTGACCACCAGCGATAACAAGGGATACGCCGCCAGCGTGGTCGAAGAAATGCTCGCGTCGGAGGCGGAAAAATCGGGCCCCTTCATCGCCGCCTTTGCCAACAGCAATTGCGGAGACGCGACGCCGAATCTGAATCTCGATGCCACCGGGCCGGGCAGCACCGACTTGGAGAGTTGCGCCATTCAGGGAGGACGCCAGGCCGAAACGGCGCAGCAACTCTTTGCCTCGGCTGCTGAAAAATTGCAGGGAGCGATCGAGGTTCGCCATGCCTTCGTCAACCTGTCGAACGTGACCGTCGCCGACCAGTTCACCGGCGCTGGCGAGCAGCACACGGCGCCATCGGCCTGGGGCTACGCCTTTGCCGCCGGATCGGACGCCGAAGGGGGAGGACATCCCCTGTTTCACGAAGGCATGACCAAGACCGATCCCGGCATCGAAGCCCTGATTCGACTCGTGATGCCCAGCGTCAAGCCTACGCCCGAGTTCATCGAAAGTCAGAAGCCCAAGGCGGTGCTCATTGCCAGCGGACTGGCTCGCCCGCCGTTGCACGAGCAGGTTTTGCCTTTGGCCGTGGCACGGATCGGTCAGCTCGTGCTCGTCATCGGTCCGGCCGAATACACCACGATGAGTGGGCGGCGCTTTCGCGAGGCGGTGGGCCAGGAGTTGGGCGTCGATCCGAGCCACGTCGTCATTGCCGGCTATGCTAACGACTTTGCCGGCTACGTGACGACCTGGCACGAATACCAACTCCAGCAGTACGAAGGTGGCCACACCCTCTTTGGTCCCTGGTCCGAGGCCGCCTATCGGCAAGAGTTCGTACGCCTGGCTCAGGCCTTGAAGTCCAACGCGACGGTCGAGTCGCGCGACACGCCGACCGACATGCGTACGATTCCCCTACGGCCCACGAGTCTCGATGGTCCCGACGAGCAGCCGCCGGCGGGAGCCAGGTTTGGCGACGTCGCGACCGCGCCGCGCGACTCGTACAAGCCGGGCGAAACCATCACCGCCACCTTCTGGACGGGGTTGCCCGTGAATGGTTACGACCGGCACGACGAGTTCCTCGCCGTCGAGCGCCTGGTGCAAGAACCCGACACCTGGGAAGCGGCCCCGCAGATCGGCGACTGGGAGACCGCCGCCGAATGGAAACGCATCACGCCGGAAGATAAGAGTAAGAAGGCCCGCAAGTCCGATCGCACGGGCATTCTCGATCTGGCGCCACCGCGCTACGCGACGACTCCCGACCCGTTCCAGGTCAGTATCACTTGGGAATCGAAGCCAGACACGCCCCCGGGCACGTACCGTCTCGTCCACTATGGCCGCTATCGCGAGGGGGGCCAGGTCCACCGCTTCACGGCATACACGGCGCCTTTCAAGATCGAACCTTGA
- a CDS encoding DinB family protein, whose translation MSYADLILPEFEQEMASTRKVLERIPDDKFEWRCHAKSNTLGWNANHLAEIPGWVAGTLTGESWDVAPVGGEPYKSPNLKTTRDVLAMFDQNVTEAKAAIQAAKDEDIHKMWSLLQAGQPLFTMPRSAVIRSFVINHTIHHRAHVCVYLRLNDIPVPGLYGPSADDQG comes from the coding sequence ATGTCATATGCCGATCTGATTCTGCCCGAGTTTGAACAAGAGATGGCCAGCACGCGCAAGGTGCTCGAGCGCATTCCCGACGACAAGTTCGAATGGCGCTGCCACGCGAAGTCGAACACGCTCGGCTGGAACGCCAATCACTTAGCAGAGATCCCTGGTTGGGTAGCGGGTACGTTGACGGGCGAGAGTTGGGATGTTGCTCCCGTGGGGGGCGAGCCTTACAAGTCGCCCAATTTGAAAACGACGCGCGACGTGCTGGCCATGTTCGACCAGAATGTGACCGAGGCCAAGGCGGCGATCCAGGCGGCGAAAGACGAAGACATCCACAAGATGTGGTCGCTGTTGCAAGCAGGGCAGCCGTTGTTCACGATGCCGCGCTCGGCGGTGATCCGCTCCTTCGTCATCAACCACACGATTCACCACCGCGCGCATGTCTGCGTCTACCTGCGGTTGAACGACATTCCAGTGCCGGGACTGTATGGGCCCTCGGCCGACGATCAGGGATAA
- a CDS encoding DUF1080 domain-containing protein: MRRTTFASYLTLALTLVTSLAFAADKGNGWMNLFNGKDLQGWTQRNGTATYRVEGDEIVGKTTEGSPNSFLCTDKLYGDFELTFDVKVDPALNSGVQIRSTTADGDPQGRVNGPQVEIESANDEGALAGYVYGEAAGGWMTPEDKLVRHKHFKNNDWNSYRVLAQGPEIKVWINGGLVSDLKHDEKFESHPKGFIGLQVHGIGVGTGPYEVRWRNLKLREIN; this comes from the coding sequence ATGCGCCGCACGACGTTCGCCTCCTACCTGACTCTGGCGTTGACCCTGGTGACCTCGCTCGCCTTTGCCGCCGACAAGGGGAACGGCTGGATGAACCTCTTCAACGGCAAGGATCTGCAGGGCTGGACGCAGCGCAACGGCACGGCGACCTACCGCGTCGAAGGAGATGAGATCGTCGGCAAAACGACGGAAGGGAGCCCGAACTCGTTCCTCTGCACCGACAAGCTCTACGGCGATTTCGAGCTGACCTTCGACGTGAAGGTCGATCCCGCGTTGAACTCGGGCGTGCAGATTCGCTCGACCACGGCCGACGGCGATCCGCAAGGACGCGTGAACGGGCCGCAGGTCGAGATCGAATCGGCGAACGACGAAGGCGCGCTGGCCGGCTATGTGTACGGTGAAGCGGCTGGCGGTTGGATGACTCCCGAAGACAAGCTCGTCCGACACAAGCACTTCAAGAACAACGATTGGAATTCCTACCGCGTGCTGGCCCAAGGTCCCGAGATCAAGGTCTGGATCAACGGCGGCCTGGTTTCCGACCTCAAGCACGACGAGAAGTTCGAGTCGCATCCGAAGGGCTTTATCGGTCTACAGGTTCATGGAATCGGCGTAGGGACTGGTCCCTACGAAGTCCGCTGGCGGAATCTCAAGCTCCGTGAAATCAACTGA
- a CDS encoding DUF1428 domain-containing protein, translating into MARYVDGFVIPIPKKSIEAYRKISAKAGKIWMEYGALQYVECVGEHFDIPGMSITFPKLAKTKPNETVVFSWIVYKSRAHRDRVNAKVMADPRLANMAPSTMPFDIKRMAYGGFETIVDMTAKK; encoded by the coding sequence ATGGCTCGCTACGTTGACGGTTTTGTCATCCCGATCCCCAAGAAAAGTATCGAGGCCTATCGCAAGATTTCGGCGAAGGCGGGCAAGATCTGGATGGAATACGGCGCCCTGCAGTACGTGGAATGCGTCGGCGAGCATTTCGATATTCCGGGCATGAGCATCACGTTTCCTAAGCTGGCGAAGACCAAGCCTAACGAAACAGTCGTCTTTTCCTGGATCGTCTACAAGTCGCGGGCCCATCGCGATCGGGTCAATGCCAAGGTGATGGCCGATCCACGACTCGCCAATATGGCTCCCTCAACGATGCCCTTCGACATCAAACGCATGGCCTACGGCGGCTTCGAGACGATCGTCGACATGACGGCCAAGAAGTAG
- a CDS encoding DUF2804 domain-containing protein, producing the protein MYARSILGILAICLPLHAWAYEPARKTDQREFTTATPLLDENGSLTAWGWARRGLFEYNRSAIPAARHARIKEWEHFTIMSPEFSVGVTIVQLGPLVACSAELIDYASQSIKNAMFLSPTPLEKSALPPDPYGSTRLARGQDFVSLAYADKRREISFQFAKSLLAATMEGTIELQDDPAHESVAITRPFAEEGHFFYENKIFGLPATGTVTLEGRTYTLPEGNAWAIFDWGRGIWPRESQWFWGQAAGKAGDHQVAINLGHGYGDDAHGTCNAILVDGKLHKLDVVDAQFDSADRMQPWQFTSNDDRLTLTFRPIYQQHSKQDLGFARAELFKIHGSYSGTLVLDDGTTLEVKDLLGFAEHMQQRW; encoded by the coding sequence ATGTACGCACGCTCCATCCTGGGAATCCTGGCGATCTGCCTGCCTTTGCACGCCTGGGCATACGAACCTGCGCGGAAGACGGACCAGCGCGAGTTCACTACCGCCACGCCGCTGCTCGACGAGAACGGATCTCTGACGGCCTGGGGCTGGGCTCGACGAGGTCTCTTCGAGTACAATCGCTCGGCCATCCCCGCCGCGCGCCATGCGCGAATCAAAGAGTGGGAACACTTCACGATCATGTCCCCCGAGTTCAGTGTCGGGGTGACCATCGTGCAACTCGGCCCGCTGGTGGCGTGCAGTGCCGAGCTGATCGATTATGCCTCGCAGTCGATCAAGAACGCGATGTTCCTCTCACCGACTCCCCTCGAGAAATCCGCGTTGCCGCCCGATCCTTATGGCAGCACGCGTCTGGCACGCGGCCAGGACTTTGTCTCACTCGCGTACGCCGACAAACGACGCGAGATCAGCTTCCAATTCGCAAAGTCGCTGCTGGCGGCAACGATGGAAGGTACGATCGAGTTGCAAGACGATCCCGCGCACGAGAGCGTGGCGATTACGCGCCCCTTCGCCGAGGAAGGGCACTTCTTCTACGAGAACAAGATCTTCGGCCTGCCGGCCACGGGCACGGTGACGCTCGAAGGGCGCACCTATACGTTACCCGAGGGGAACGCCTGGGCCATCTTCGATTGGGGCCGTGGCATCTGGCCGCGCGAGTCTCAATGGTTCTGGGGGCAGGCCGCAGGCAAGGCTGGCGATCATCAAGTCGCGATCAACCTGGGACACGGCTACGGCGACGACGCGCACGGAACGTGCAATGCGATTCTCGTCGACGGCAAGCTTCACAAGCTCGATGTCGTCGACGCGCAGTTCGATTCCGCCGACCGGATGCAACCCTGGCAGTTCACCAGCAACGACGACCGGCTGACGCTAACGTTCCGCCCGATATACCAGCAGCACTCGAAGCAAGATCTCGGCTTTGCCCGGGCCGAACTGTTCAAGATTCACGGTTCCTATTCGGGCACGCTCGTACTCGATGACGGCACCACGCTCGAAGTCAAAGATCTGCTGGGCTTCGCCGAGCACATGCAGCAACGGTGGTAA